Proteins encoded within one genomic window of Arachis ipaensis cultivar K30076 chromosome B08, Araip1.1, whole genome shotgun sequence:
- the LOC107611163 gene encoding uncharacterized protein LOC107611163, which yields MKDPGSFQIPCIIGDINIEKASCDLGVSINLMSLAMMKRMTIEEAKPTRMELQLADRTFKFSNGVVEVLLVKVGKFIFPADFVVLDMEEEANTLIILGRPFLATAGAIINIQKGELVLRLHEEKMVFNVFKVMSYPMESIGEYMMVDTIEKIVQGVLEEEQCEETMELEQQASGGELPQGIMEDSIMLNHMSNKEVEAPKLELKTLPPSLKYA from the coding sequence atgaaagatcctgggagcttccaaattccctgcatcataggTGATATCAACATTGAGAAAGCATCGTGCGATCTGGGGgttagcatcaatctcatgtccTTGGCTATGATGAAAAGGATGACGATTGAGGAGGCCAAACCAACTAGAATGgaactccaattggctgacagaacattcaaGTTTTCCAATGGGGTAGTGGAAGTTTTGTTGGTGAAAGTAGGAAAGTTTATCTTTCcagctgactttgttgtgcttgaCATGGAGGAAGAAGCCAACACATTAATaatcctaggaaggccattcctagctactgctggagccattatTAATATTCAAAAAGGGGAGCTAGTCTTGAGGttacatgaagagaagatggtcttcaatgtcttcaaagtaATGAGTTACCCCatggaatccataggagaatacATGATGGTAGACACCATAGAAAAAATAGTTCAAGGagttttggaagaagaacaatgtgaagaaACTATGGAGCTGGAGCAACAAGCATCAGGTGGAGAATTACCACAAGGAATCATGGAGGATTCGATCATGTTGAACCACATGAGCAACAAGGAAGTGGaagcaccaaaactagagctgaagaCCCTACCTCCAAGTTTGAAGTATGCTTAA